One window of Sulfolobales archaeon genomic DNA carries:
- a CDS encoding ATP-binding protein, producing the protein MVQMFIYDHVYALVKIFGFSQKYIYNEKIKPVKSCDKIKLKIKSYSENMRFLDPDIPAVFLHVDGIETVEKDGSRANEIEARVIKKIVSTLKEQGITSERIGIITPYRAQRRLLKETLKDETIEINTVDAFQGREKDVIIFSITSTEDLSFVEDENRLNVAFTRARKKLIVIGNIRSIETHGKDLLPKFVSYIKQINGLYYWSSS; encoded by the coding sequence ATGGTTCAGATGTTTATCTACGACCATGTTTATGCTTTGGTAAAGATATTCGGTTTTTCCCAAAAATACATCTATAACGAAAAGATAAAACCAGTAAAATCCTGTGATAAAATAAAGCTTAAGATAAAAAGTTATTCTGAGAACATGAGATTTCTAGACCCGGATATTCCAGCCGTATTCTTACATGTAGATGGCATTGAAACTGTGGAGAAAGATGGTTCAAGAGCTAATGAGATCGAAGCCAGGGTTATTAAGAAAATCGTTTCCACACTCAAGGAGCAGGGCATCACCAGCGAGAGGATAGGCATTATAACACCTTATAGAGCTCAAAGAAGGCTTTTAAAAGAAACATTAAAAGACGAAACAATAGAAATAAATACTGTGGACGCATTTCAGGGAAGGGAGAAAGATGTTATAATATTCAGTATTACCAGCACCGAAGATCTCAGTTTCGTTGAAGATGAGAATAGATTGAATGTTGCATTTACAAGAGCGAGGAAGAAATTAATAGTTATAGGAAACATTAGATCTATTGAAACGCACGGAAAAGATCTACTCCCAAAGTTCGTTTCCTATATCAAACAGATAAATGGGCTCTACTACTGGAGCTCCTCATAA
- a CDS encoding DNA methyltransferase has translation MKSQYREVLFRELVPLKSTTYATHGLYMYPAKFIPHIVRYAIERYTEPGDWVFDPFAGYGTVAIEASLTGRNAVLWDLNPVTEVLTLASLYRWDISLRDFDLDWGYGKEFHPMWENIFYWHPRDFYNVLTRVWGYWHYEVYGKARDLEEVSKAYLIAIPLLKVTRFFSYSDEKIAKLYRSKYAEEKVKTLLQTDWRSRMVRMYWGYAEEVVEKVKEYRSLKPRDIEIVIRTSRRANNRLEVFDAIRARLDREVRLLITSPPYLQAQEYIRSFKLELVWLGYTGSDLRILASHEIPYNNPPQVDIHSRLFHGIRKEIMKLNHGKLLQIYDAYFHSLASFINNNHDKVEIMAIFVGPVKIRNMRIPIDEILREHLETLGFKHVETLIDRIVSRRLFKVEVNPATGLADERTPTEHLLIMRRK, from the coding sequence GTGAAATCACAATATAGAGAGGTTCTCTTCAGGGAGTTAGTACCTCTAAAGTCTACTACGTATGCAACTCATGGTCTTTATATGTATCCAGCTAAGTTTATTCCACATATTGTTAGATATGCCATCGAGAGATATACCGAGCCGGGGGACTGGGTTTTCGATCCTTTTGCGGGGTATGGTACGGTAGCTATTGAGGCCTCCCTAACAGGTAGGAATGCGGTTCTATGGGATTTAAACCCTGTGACCGAGGTTCTCACGCTAGCCTCTTTATATAGATGGGATATATCTCTGAGGGATTTTGATCTTGATTGGGGCTATGGGAAGGAGTTCCACCCTATGTGGGAGAACATATTCTACTGGCATCCAAGGGATTTTTATAATGTCTTGACAAGGGTTTGGGGCTATTGGCATTATGAGGTCTATGGAAAGGCGAGAGATCTGGAGGAGGTTTCTAAAGCCTATCTCATCGCGATCCCACTGCTGAAGGTTACCAGGTTCTTCAGCTATTCTGATGAGAAGATAGCTAAGCTATATAGATCCAAATATGCTGAGGAGAAGGTCAAGACTCTTCTACAGACAGATTGGAGGAGTAGAATGGTTAGAATGTACTGGGGATATGCTGAGGAAGTTGTTGAAAAGGTTAAAGAATATAGATCTCTTAAACCAAGGGATATCGAGATAGTTATCAGGACTAGCAGAAGGGCGAACAACAGGCTAGAGGTGTTCGACGCCATAAGGGCAAGGCTTGATAGAGAGGTAAGGCTTCTAATAACCTCGCCACCCTATCTACAGGCGCAGGAGTATATAAGGAGTTTTAAACTCGAACTCGTATGGCTTGGCTATACAGGCTCGGATTTGAGGATCTTGGCGAGCCACGAGATACCCTATAACAACCCGCCACAGGTGGATATCCACAGCAGGCTATTCCATGGAATCAGAAAAGAGATCATGAAGCTTAACCACGGAAAGCTCCTCCAAATATACGACGCCTATTTCCACTCACTAGCAAGCTTCATAAACAACAACCACGACAAGGTAGAGATCATGGCTATATTCGTTGGCCCTGTAAAGATTAGAAACATGAGAATCCCTATAGACGAAATACTGAGAGAACATCTAGAAACCCTGGGATTTAAGCACGTAGAAACACTAATAGATAGAATAGTCTCTCGAAGACTGTTCAAAGTAGAGGTGAACCCAGCCACCGGATTAGCAGATGAGAGAACACCAACAGAACATCTTCTAATTATGAGAAGAAAATGA
- a CDS encoding ABC transporter substrate-binding protein produces MGYKALSRVMLAGIIIVIVLVGVISAISLRIIPPGGGVSPTPQVTTAVGGERTATQIVTQATQISKKDLLRVAIGTDLDTLDPHGQTSIVVYNVLRHVYETLLWFDDKGNVIPWLAERWEVSPDGLSYTFYLRKGVRFHDGSEFDAYAVKANIDRWIDPSVRVPSRSLVGKIDRVEIIDNYTVRIYLKEPYSLFIKAIAYFVLITSPNVIKKFGNQSISEVIGTGPYRFVSWEKGKRVVLERNDDYWGPKPPIKRIEWLVIPEASTRLAALLAGDVDFIYAPPPPDLDRIASDPRFNVYTPVSNAYLHLSIIPRGPLADPRVRQALNYAIDKEAIVKNILYGLGIPADSAVPPNFFGYARMEPYQYDPERARRLLAEAGYPNGFKMVILHPTGGSGFINDKGVAEAIQAYLSKIGIQVELRTGDWPSYIAELTKPLKDKQYDAVLRLYGPAIADAHFLLYPLLHSSQRDYPNINNYSNPEVDALLSQAASEINATKRAELYRKAIEIVWRDAPWVFLAAQKQFYAGTKELKGIFIFPSGLQIYFYNSYFS; encoded by the coding sequence ATGGGGTATAAGGCGTTATCCAGGGTTATGTTGGCTGGCATTATTATTGTTATAGTATTGGTGGGGGTTATATCGGCTATAAGTCTGCGGATTATTCCTCCTGGTGGAGGGGTTTCGCCGACTCCCCAGGTTACAACAGCTGTTGGGGGTGAAAGAACTGCTACACAGATTGTTACTCAGGCTACTCAGATCAGTAAGAAAGATCTTTTAAGAGTAGCTATAGGAACGGATCTTGATACTCTTGATCCACATGGCCAGACTTCGATAGTAGTCTATAATGTTCTAAGACATGTATATGAAACCCTTCTATGGTTCGATGATAAGGGCAATGTTATTCCGTGGCTTGCTGAGAGGTGGGAGGTATCGCCGGATGGTCTTAGCTATACATTCTACCTTAGAAAGGGCGTTAGATTCCACGATGGCTCCGAGTTTGATGCATATGCTGTTAAAGCAAATATTGATAGGTGGATAGATCCATCGGTAAGGGTTCCATCAAGATCTCTTGTGGGTAAGATAGATAGGGTCGAGATCATAGATAATTATACAGTAAGGATATATCTTAAAGAGCCATATAGCTTATTTATAAAGGCGATAGCCTATTTCGTGCTTATAACTAGCCCCAACGTTATTAAGAAGTTTGGTAATCAGAGTATATCTGAGGTTATAGGTACTGGGCCTTATAGGTTTGTATCTTGGGAGAAGGGTAAGAGGGTTGTTCTGGAGAGGAATGATGATTATTGGGGGCCTAAGCCACCTATAAAGAGGATTGAGTGGCTAGTAATACCGGAGGCATCTACAAGGCTAGCCGCTCTACTAGCAGGTGATGTAGACTTCATATATGCCCCACCACCCCCAGATTTAGATAGAATAGCTAGTGATCCCAGGTTCAATGTTTACACCCCTGTTAGCAATGCATATCTACATCTAAGCATCATTCCTAGAGGACCGCTAGCAGATCCTAGGGTTAGGCAGGCTCTCAACTATGCTATAGATAAAGAGGCTATCGTGAAAAACATATTATATGGGCTGGGGATCCCGGCTGATTCTGCTGTGCCACCTAATTTCTTTGGCTATGCTAGGATGGAGCCTTATCAATATGATCCTGAGAGGGCGAGAAGACTCCTGGCCGAGGCGGGATATCCGAATGGTTTTAAGATGGTGATTCTCCACCCAACAGGTGGATCTGGCTTTATAAATGATAAGGGTGTTGCCGAAGCTATACAGGCCTATCTCTCTAAAATCGGGATCCAGGTAGAGCTCAGAACAGGTGACTGGCCCTCATATATAGCAGAGCTTACAAAGCCTCTAAAGGATAAACAATATGACGCAGTGCTAAGGCTATATGGCCCAGCTATTGCTGATGCACACTTCCTACTATACCCACTTCTACACTCAAGCCAGAGAGACTACCCCAACATCAATAACTACTCAAACCCCGAGGTAGATGCATTACTAAGCCAAGCAGCCTCAGAGATCAACGCCACAAAAAGAGCAGAGCTATATAGAAAAGCTATAGAGATAGTATGGAGAGACGCACCATGGGTATTTCTAGCAGCACAGAAACAATTCTACGCGGGGACAAAGGAGCTAAAAGGAATATTCATCTTCCCAAGCGGACTCCAGATATACTTCTACAACTCCTACTTCTCCTAG
- a CDS encoding MFS transporter has product MLHLGIDRDARRGLTAAVFGFLLDAYDLLLILSIVPIISTIFAPQLTGSLAIIASLAALVIALISRPIGSLIFGYLADRIGRRRVLVITILGFSLATFFTGVLPTYQQVGVLALILLYIVRAIQGIFIGGEYAAGNPFALEFAPQNRRGLVSGLLAAAFDAGVLLSSLVVFLISSSMSREDFINYGWRIAFFTGLIPAALGLYIRLGVPESRIWERIQEIRRKAQIQMSSTRISPWLYVSTSLLMAGFLYTYYSTVGFYSTLISNYLKYPVANASLVLTVTNGLILLAHLSSGILSDFVGRRPALILLGVLSIILAVPIFITLPSIASDFNTLLITLAVIGAIVNSAYAIHAAYITESYPTLRRGLGYGLSYALGLIIGGSAPLILVPLGTALGSIFVAIAINIILGQLLVVGIALARPETKGLSMER; this is encoded by the coding sequence ATGTTACATCTTGGCATCGATAGAGACGCTAGGCGTGGGCTTACAGCCGCGGTGTTTGGGTTCTTGCTCGATGCTTATGATTTGCTCTTAATACTATCGATAGTTCCGATAATAAGTACTATCTTTGCTCCTCAATTAACAGGTTCTCTTGCCATAATTGCCTCGCTAGCTGCGCTAGTTATAGCCTTGATATCTAGACCTATCGGTTCTTTAATATTTGGATACTTAGCGGATCGTATCGGGAGGCGAAGGGTCTTAGTAATAACTATACTGGGATTTAGCTTAGCAACCTTTTTCACAGGTGTATTGCCTACTTACCAGCAAGTAGGAGTACTAGCTTTAATCCTATTATATATAGTCAGAGCGATTCAGGGAATCTTCATTGGTGGGGAATATGCAGCAGGCAATCCCTTCGCGTTGGAATTTGCACCACAGAATAGGAGAGGGCTGGTGAGCGGTTTATTAGCTGCCGCCTTTGACGCAGGAGTTCTGTTATCATCATTAGTGGTTTTTCTCATCTCATCATCAATGAGTAGAGAGGATTTTATCAACTATGGATGGAGGATCGCTTTCTTCACAGGACTTATACCAGCAGCATTAGGCCTCTACATAAGGCTAGGAGTACCTGAATCGAGGATCTGGGAGAGAATACAGGAGATACGTAGAAAAGCCCAGATCCAGATGTCTAGCACCAGAATTAGTCCTTGGCTCTATGTATCCACATCGCTCCTAATGGCTGGCTTCCTCTACACATACTATAGCACTGTTGGTTTCTACTCAACACTAATATCTAATTATTTAAAATATCCCGTGGCAAATGCAAGCTTGGTTCTAACAGTAACTAATGGTCTAATACTGCTTGCACATCTAAGCTCCGGGATCCTATCAGACTTTGTGGGGAGAAGGCCTGCTTTGATCCTGCTGGGAGTACTTTCGATCATATTAGCAGTCCCCATATTTATCACCCTGCCCAGCATAGCTTCGGATTTCAATACCTTACTCATAACTTTAGCAGTTATAGGTGCCATAGTTAACTCCGCCTATGCTATACATGCAGCCTATATAACCGAGAGTTATCCTACCCTGAGAAGAGGTTTAGGCTATGGGCTCTCATATGCGTTGGGACTTATTATTGGGGGATCTGCGCCGTTGATTCTTGTACCGCTAGGTACTGCTTTAGGATCTATATTTGTTGCCATAGCGATAAATATAATCCTAGGCCAACTACTAGTTGTGGGTATAGCTCTAGCTAGGCCGGAGACTAAGGGTCTGAGTATGGAGAGGTGA
- a CDS encoding dihydroorotase family protein: MKYDLVIVEGRLVIPGVGIIDGDIAINAGKIAAIGRSIDPKLGERVINANGLLIMPGIIDPHFHIGIYRNARDDALSESRSAVTGGITTLISYFRTGRYYLNTGGPYTKIFPELLKMVDGAFYTDYAFHLGIIMKVHLDEMEILAKEYGVTSFKFWRIYSGTTLRGEYRKGRMEEEFLLSDTPYDLGHLYEIMHRASKLRDYHVRVSIHAEEPELIRIFTERVRGLSAKPLEIYHLARPPESEVIAIAEAMYLAKFTGCPINILHISSSPALSEAVRLKHLLGIDAALEVTLHHLTLTVDIPAQIKAKVNPPIRTKEHVEALWEYVRQGKVDMLGSDSAALTSNMKAGDIWSAEAGFSGAGLFMPLLYTEGFLKRNIPLENLLMLATVNPAKIFGLWPRKGSLNIGADADIIIIDPETEKTVTPEILNSAQDFTPWEGWRLKGWPKYVLVRGQVVMDNGVILDKPVGQYIKRPVQTTKAKSNNTN; encoded by the coding sequence ATGAAATATGATTTGGTCATAGTAGAAGGTAGGCTGGTAATACCTGGAGTCGGGATAATCGATGGTGATATAGCTATTAATGCTGGTAAGATAGCTGCTATAGGTAGATCGATAGATCCAAAGTTAGGAGAACGTGTTATAAATGCCAATGGACTTCTCATAATGCCGGGTATAATAGATCCCCATTTCCATATAGGCATCTATAGAAATGCTAGGGATGATGCGCTTAGCGAGTCCCGTAGCGCAGTTACTGGAGGAATAACCACGCTGATCAGTTACTTCAGAACCGGTAGATACTACTTAAATACTGGTGGCCCATATACCAAGATATTCCCAGAGCTACTTAAGATGGTAGATGGTGCTTTTTATACAGATTATGCATTTCACCTAGGAATTATAATGAAAGTACATCTAGATGAGATGGAAATACTAGCTAAAGAGTATGGTGTAACATCCTTCAAATTCTGGAGAATATATTCAGGAACCACATTGAGGGGTGAATATAGAAAGGGTAGAATGGAGGAGGAATTCCTGCTCTCGGACACCCCATATGATTTAGGTCATCTCTATGAGATTATGCATAGAGCCTCCAAGCTTCGAGACTATCATGTAAGGGTAAGCATACATGCTGAGGAGCCTGAGTTAATAAGGATATTTACTGAGAGGGTGAGAGGGTTGAGTGCCAAGCCTCTGGAGATATATCATCTTGCACGTCCACCTGAATCAGAGGTTATAGCTATTGCTGAGGCCATGTATCTTGCAAAGTTCACAGGCTGTCCAATAAATATTCTTCACATAAGTAGCTCGCCAGCATTAAGCGAGGCAGTTAGGCTCAAGCATCTCCTCGGCATCGATGCTGCCCTTGAGGTAACACTTCATCATCTAACACTTACCGTTGACATACCAGCCCAGATTAAGGCTAAAGTAAACCCACCTATAAGGACTAAGGAGCATGTAGAAGCTCTCTGGGAATATGTAAGGCAGGGTAAGGTGGATATGCTAGGAAGCGATTCTGCAGCATTGACAAGCAATATGAAAGCTGGAGATATTTGGAGTGCTGAGGCTGGGTTCTCAGGTGCCGGGCTATTCATGCCACTACTATATACAGAAGGTTTTCTCAAGAGAAATATACCGTTAGAGAACCTATTGATGCTTGCCACCGTTAACCCGGCAAAGATCTTCGGACTCTGGCCCAGAAAGGGAAGCCTAAATATAGGTGCAGATGCTGACATCATAATCATAGATCCCGAGACAGAAAAAACAGTAACACCCGAGATCCTCAACTCAGCCCAAGACTTCACACCATGGGAAGGATGGAGATTAAAAGGGTGGCCAAAATATGTTCTGGTCAGAGGCCAAGTAGTGATGGACAATGGAGTGATTCTGGATAAACCTGTAGGTCAATACATCAAAAGACCTGTCCAAACAACTAAAGCTAAAAGTAATAATACAAATTAA
- a CDS encoding ABC transporter permease → MKFRLLKTVIQVLRFLTHHTTGLIGLTILSIMVSMALLAPYIAPYDPWKIVGTPMSPPSPQHLLGVNDAGQDILSELIYGARVSLLIGFISALLASLIGMILGLFAGYYGGFIDRALIAITDIMLLTPAFPLMIVLAVFIGPGVFTIIIVIVLTSWAPVSRMIRAQVLSLKNLPFIEAVKAIGAGDLRIIFKYITPQILPLVVTISIIGSGEAMIAEASLSFLGLGDPLAKSWGSMLHWAFRSGGFTYGAWWWFVPPGLCIALAVFGFASLGYALEEYLNPRLRERGIKI, encoded by the coding sequence ATGAAATTTAGGTTATTAAAAACGGTAATCCAGGTTTTAAGATTTCTGACACACCACACAACAGGATTAATAGGATTAACTATTTTGAGCATAATGGTTTCAATGGCTTTATTAGCTCCCTACATAGCCCCATACGATCCATGGAAGATAGTTGGTACACCAATGTCTCCTCCTAGTCCCCAGCATCTTCTAGGTGTTAATGATGCTGGTCAGGACATACTTAGCGAGTTGATCTACGGAGCCAGAGTATCCCTATTAATAGGGTTCATAAGTGCGTTATTAGCGTCCTTAATAGGCATGATACTAGGTTTATTTGCAGGCTATTATGGTGGATTCATAGATCGAGCCTTAATAGCAATTACCGATATAATGCTATTAACACCAGCCTTTCCCCTCATGATTGTTCTAGCTGTTTTCATAGGACCAGGGGTATTTACCATCATAATCGTTATTGTACTAACTAGCTGGGCTCCAGTATCGAGAATGATAAGAGCTCAAGTGCTATCTTTAAAGAATCTTCCATTCATAGAAGCTGTGAAGGCAATAGGAGCTGGAGATCTAAGAATAATATTTAAATATATAACCCCTCAAATATTACCTCTAGTTGTAACTATAAGCATAATAGGATCTGGAGAAGCTATGATAGCTGAAGCTTCATTAAGCTTTCTAGGTCTAGGAGATCCACTCGCTAAAAGCTGGGGTTCGATGCTCCACTGGGCTTTTAGATCAGGAGGCTTCACATATGGTGCGTGGTGGTGGTTTGTACCACCAGGGCTATGTATCGCTCTAGCCGTATTTGGTTTCGCAAGCTTAGGATATGCTTTAGAAGAATATTTAAATCCAAGACTAAGGGAGCGTGGCATTAAAATATAG